Below is a genomic region from Thermococcus sp..
AACCTTTGCAAGAGCCCCCTCCTTCAGGAGGTTCTTGTAGTGTTTTACTTTTTCCCTGAGCCCCTGAACCCTCTCGCGGGCCTTCTTCAGGTTTTCAAGCTCCCTAGCTTTCTCCTTCCTCCTCTCCCTCTCGTCTTTGAGTTTCTTGATGTTCTCAACTACCTCGTCCCTTCTCTCTTCAAGCCCCCTAAGCTTTTCCTCGGTCTTAGCTAGATTCTCCCTCAGCTCGGCGACCCTCTCCCTGGCCTTTGTGTGCCTCTCCGGGTCGTATTTTGCCTCAAGCTCCTTCAGTTTTCTCCGGGCCTCCGAGAGAAGACGGGACTCAGTTTTAAGAGCCTTCTTTGCCCCTTCCAGTTCCGTCCTCGTTGCGGACAGCAGGCCTTCCTCCTTTTCCAGTTCCTTCCCGGCGTCCTTAATGGCTAGATAGCGCCTGTAAACCGGCTCCAGTTCTTCAATCTTCCCGTCAAGTTCTTCAACACTTGAGAAGCCAAGGCTTTCGAGTTCTTTTTCAAGTTCTTCGAGCTTTTCCTCGACTGCCCTTAGCTTTTCCTTCAGAACGTCCCTTTTCCGCTCCAGTGCCTTACCTTTAGCCAGCTCCTCTCTGAGGTTCTTCAGCTCGCCTTCAACCTTTCCCAGCTCGTTCCTTATGCCCTCGTATTCCTCGACCTTAGCCCTCAGCTCCTCAACGTTGTATGTCCTCAGCTTATCCTCCAGTTCCTTTACCTGCTCAAAGAGTTCCCTCTGGGTTATTAGCTCACGCTCCATCTTGAGCCTCCTCTCGACCTCGACGAGCTCCTGTCTGAGATTCCTCTCCTCGGCGTCGAGGGTCTTGAGCTTCTCGGAGATGCCCTTAACCTCGGACAGATACGTCTCCAGCAGTTCCTTCCTGTGTTCTTCCGTTAGTTCTCTGCCACAGACGGGGCACTTTCCCTTAGCCTTCTTGAGCTCCAGTATGGCTCTATTCCTCTCACTGGCGTGACTCTTAAGGGCCCCCTTCTCCTCCCTTATTTCCTCAAGCCTTCTGAGAATCTCGTCCTTTCTCTCCCGGGCGTTTTCGACAGCTCTCTCAAGTTCCTTAAGCTTCTCAGGTGAGAACCTGAGCCGAGACCTAAGCCTCTTCAGGTTGGCCTCTAACGTTTTGACCTCCTCGTAGGCCTTTACGCTCTCCTCCAGTTCGGTGAGCTTTTTCAACAGCTCTTCCCTCTTCTGCCCCAATTCCCCCAGGCGGGACTTAAGTTCCTCGAGTTCGGCAAGGCGTTCCCCTATTCCCCCAATCTGCGCCCTGTAACTCTCGGCCAGTTTTTCGTTTTTGGCCTTCTCATCGGAATAGTGCTTCCTGAACTCGGACAGCTTTGTGTAAAGCTCCGCCTTCTCCCTCAGCTTATCTGCCTCTTCGACCTTTTCCTTGAGCTCGTTTATTCGTTTCTCGGCCTCAGCCAGTTTTCTGCTTAGCTCCGTAACCCTCGCCTCTATCGCCCTGACGTTTCCTTCTCTTCTCTTAACCTCGAGTCTCAGTGCGTTGATTCTCTCGGAGAGCTCATCAAGTTTCTTGAGTTCATCTTCGGCAGTTTTCAGCTCCCTCCTGAGTTTTGGAATGATTGGAGAAAGCTCGTTTATTGCCCTCAGAACCTCGGTCAGGCTCTTTTCCATCTCCTCGATTAGGGAGTCTATGTTCTCGGTGCTCCTGAGGTAG
It encodes:
- the rad50 gene encoding DNA double-strand break repair ATPase Rad50; protein product: MKVEKLIIKDFRSHRLTRVNFTSGINLIVGQNGSGKSSLLDALLIGLYWPAKPRDLKKDDFLRIGGTSTEITVFFEKDGVKYQIHRNITRGISFVKYHDGTGWKTLESGQRQVREWMEKLIPYDVFLNAIYIRQGEIDAILESDESREKVVRQVLGLDRYENAYKNLLDVRKEIDARIKAIEDYLRSTENIDSLIEEMEKSLTEVLRAINELSPIIPKLRRELKTAEDELKKLDELSERINALRLEVKRREGNVRAIEARVTELSRKLAEAEKRINELKEKVEEADKLREKAELYTKLSEFRKHYSDEKAKNEKLAESYRAQIGGIGERLAELEELKSRLGELGQKREELLKKLTELEESVKAYEEVKTLEANLKRLRSRLRFSPEKLKELERAVENARERKDEILRRLEEIREEKGALKSHASERNRAILELKKAKGKCPVCGRELTEEHRKELLETYLSEVKGISEKLKTLDAEERNLRQELVEVERRLKMERELITQRELFEQVKELEDKLRTYNVEELRAKVEEYEGIRNELGKVEGELKNLREELAKGKALERKRDVLKEKLRAVEEKLEELEKELESLGFSSVEELDGKIEELEPVYRRYLAIKDAGKELEKEEGLLSATRTELEGAKKALKTESRLLSEARRKLKELEAKYDPERHTKARERVAELRENLAKTEEKLRGLEERRDEVVENIKKLKDERERRKEKARELENLKKARERVQGLREKVKHYKNLLKEGALAKVGEIASEIFEELTEEKYSGITVKAEENKVKLGVVYNGKEHGLGFLSGGERITLGLAFRLALSLYLAGEISLLILDEPTPYLDEERRRRLVDIMQRYLRKIPQVIVVSHDEELKDAADRVIRVSLENGVSVLREVELGV